Genomic segment of Paenibacillus sp. FSL R5-0623:
TAATGCTTCCTGCCAATTCCGAATGAGTCAAGGCATAATAGTGGAATTGAGCTGCATCGTTTAAGCTAATCCAGGAGATCGGCTTGTCTGCTGGTACCGGGTAGGCCAAAACGCCATTGTTCAGTATTCCGGGAATCAGGAAGTTTTCCAAGTATACAATGGGTTCCACAATGATATATGGAAGACCACTTTGCTGCAATTCATGGATAACTTCACGTTTCAATTCAATTCCTTTGGAATGGGTGATAGGGTCAGGAACATAGGTACCCGTGTTAACTACAATCAATTTAACGTTTGCCTGTATAGCAGCATCAATTGCATTTTTGGTATATTGTCTGATCTTATCGGAATTGAACTCCACCGGCAGGTTCAGGAATACTTTACTTACACCTTCATGCGCCGTATGGAGCTGTTCTACATCTGATAGATCCCCGATGAAAGCTTCAATGTTTTGTTCCTTTAGTGTTTTGGCTGTTGCCTCATTTCGAGTAATCGTGCGAACCTCACAACCGTGTTGAACGAGTAATTGAGCGACAGCGCCGCCTTGGGAGCCCGATGCTCCATATACTAAAAATCGATCATTCTGTGTCATAGTGGTCAATAACTTCCTTTCAATATGTCATTGGAATGGATGAGTTAACACTCAGCATTGACCTCAGCATAACGGATTTAGAATAGGAGCGTAAGTACGCACATTAATGATATAAAGTATCCCTTGAGATACTATGGGAAGGCGTTTTACATATGTTTCGATCCCCAATCACCTAGCTGAAACAAGATCGAAGTCAGGCTTTGTCCTTTTTCTGTAAGGGAATATTCGACTTTAGGCGGAACTACAGGGTGGGTAACACGGTTTATCAAACCAGCTTCTTCAAGTTCTCGTAATTGCCTGGTTAACGTGCGATGCGTAATGGGGTCAAGCATTTTCTGCAATTCATTGAATCGAATTGTTGAATGGCGGATGAGCCGATTTATAATTAATAGCTTCCATTTCCCACCAATCATATTGACTGCAAACTCAACAGGACAACGGTCCTCCAGAGGTTCTATATTCATGTTTATGTATCCTCCCAAAAGCATCAACTTATGCTTCATGTTTCGTTCATTTTATCGAATTTATAAAGGGGTGTATAGCTTACTGCATTCAGGGGATGAACTATGCCAAGGACACAAAAAAAGATGCCCCCAGTGTAGCTCAAGAGACATCTAGTTAATATGAATTATTTTTCAATTCAGACAGAACAGAAAAAAGCATTGAACGTTAAAAAAAGCCATGATATAATCTATAGCGCAATTGACATTTATATTGAATGTAAAGGGTGAATCATTATTTCTCCTAATTTAATTTTACATCCGACATTCCGATTTGTCAATGCTCTTTTTTTGGTCCTAATAAATGGAAAAGGGAGTGGACTCATTCATGGATAAAACAGTGGAATGGAAGTTGGAAGAGGAAAGACTAGTGCAGGTGAGGAACAAGCTTCAGGCACGACTCGACGAGTTAGAACCGAAGGTTGCCGGTCTGCATGAACAGGCTGCCGAAATTCGTAAACGGTTCTGGGAAGAAGTGACGATTAATACGGGGTCGTACACGGATTTTGAAGATGCATTCTATACCATTAATCAGCAGTCCAGGGTGTTGGCCGAGAGGGAGCGCGGGCACAAGCTGTTAACACAACAATGGAAAAATACAAAGAGACTGCTTCCAACGCCGTATTTTGGCCGTTTCGACTATAAGGAAAAAGGCATGACATTGACTGAACAGATCTACATCGGCG
This window contains:
- a CDS encoding NmrA family NAD(P)-binding protein; the encoded protein is MTQNDRFLVYGASGSQGGAVAQLLVQHGCEVRTITRNEATAKTLKEQNIEAFIGDLSDVEQLHTAHEGVSKVFLNLPVEFNSDKIRQYTKNAIDAAIQANVKLIVVNTGTYVPDPITHSKGIELKREVIHELQQSGLPYIIVEPIVYLENFLIPGILNNGVLAYPVPADKPISWISLNDAAQFHYYALTHSELAGSIIPAPGLEALTGAQLAEQFSAVLGEKISFMSLPFDHFEAAIQPLLGSETAAGLKGLYQWIDGHTDLLPRYQELDDNIKANLKLTQISDWIHQTMIK
- a CDS encoding helix-turn-helix domain-containing protein is translated as MNIEPLEDRCPVEFAVNMIGGKWKLLIINRLIRHSTIRFNELQKMLDPITHRTLTRQLRELEEAGLINRVTHPVVPPKVEYSLTEKGQSLTSILFQLGDWGSKHM